Proteins encoded within one genomic window of Cryptococcus neoformans var. grubii H99 chromosome 4, complete sequence:
- a CDS encoding ATP-binding cassette transporter: MLSRQGLGLAANFIRSPLRRRFPANIPVPVHAATLHPQLRALLFQSRLRYYSQSSKQQEKTDKEKEPEGEGAPSPIPIHPPASIKLPSATAFPTTSPTSSGKDAKPDASSVLKLLTLAKPQWKLLTAGVAFLSVSTAVNLSIPWAIGRIIDFFAPGSDETLLFGLPLEHATGALAVVLLIGAAANSGRSVCLRLAGQRTVARIRNKTYDKYLSMPPSHIEAAGVGDALSRLGQDTSIVGQSLSENLGEGLKAVLGAGAGIGAMWWISPTLTVVMLCIIPPIALGTFFYGRFIRKLSLKTQEAMGGMSKLAEERLSAHRTITSSNTQPMEKVLYASKVDGVYKLQKKETFANGIFQGANEVAGDIGMIGLLIYGGVLVKRGEISVGDMTSLFIYVNWIEWSLNTLAGFFTGLMKGVGASQRIIGLHALPSPIPLSSGKLLPKTDAGSIELRNVDFAYPSRPDAKVLNGLNLKINKGERIALVGGSGSGKSSIQLLLLRFYDPTSGSVLFSDNDIRKYIPESWRSRIGVVQQDPVLFGGTIEENIAYGHPNATRGDIKRAAQVAHCDFIEKLPQGYDTLITKNSLSGGQRQRIAIARALVGNPSVLLMDEATSALDSESERAVNAALNDLFANSDITVILIAHRLSSIASANRVVLLEDGQVVEDGTYDDLISRRDGKFRKMVDGQLAKIQVGEVEEGPEPVSEEEGQHQVEEGKEDAEVKTERKE; this comes from the exons ATGCTGTCAAGACAAGGCTTAGGCCTGGCAGCGAACTTCATACGTAGCCCGCTCCGGAGACGCTTCCCAGCCAACATACCCGTTCCCGTTCACGCAGCGACATTACATCCTCAATTACGGGCGCTATTGTTTCAATCGAGACTGCGATATTACTCTCAATCCAGTAAGCAGCAAGAGAAGACCGACAAAGAGAAGGAGCCTGAGGGAGAAGGCGCGCCATCTCCTATCCCCATACATCCACCTGCATCAATTAAACTCCCGTCTGCCACAGCATTTCCTACTACGtctcccacttcttccGGAAAAGACGCAAAACCAGACGCTTCTTCTGTTTTGAAGCTGCTCACTCTCGCAAAGCCACAGTGGAAGCTTTTAACAGCCGGTGTCGCCTTCCTTTCGGTCTCTACAGCTGTCAACTTGTCGATTCCATGGGCTATCGGCCGAATCATCGATTTTTTTGCGCCGGGCTCTGATGAAACGTTGCTGTTTGGGTTACCCCTGGAACATGCTACTGGAGCTTTGGCGGTGGTTTTACTGATTGGTGCGGCTGCCAATTCAGGCAGAAGTGTTTGCCTTCGACTTGCGGGGCAGCGTACGGTTGCTCGCATTAG GAACAAAACTTATGATAAGTACCTCTCTATGCCTCCATCCCACATCGAGGCTGCTGGGGTTGGTGACGCTCTTTCTCGATTGGGTCAAGACACCTCGATTGTTGGTCAATCGCTCAGTGAAAATCTCGGTGAAGGTCTGAAGGCTGTCCTTGGTGCTGGTGCCGGTATTGGTGCCATGTGGTGGATCTCTCCCACTCTCACCGTTGTCATGCTTTGTATCATCCCGCCTATCGCTCTTGGTACCTTTTTCTATGGCCGATTCATCCGCAAATTGTCTTTGAAGACTCAAGAGGCGATGGGGGGCATGTCTAAACTCGCCGAGGAACGTTTATCTGCCCATCGAACCATCACATCATCCAATACCCAGCCTATGGAGAAGGTACTTTATGCTTCCAAGGTCGACGGAGTCTACAAGCTtcagaagaaagaaacTTTCGCCAACGGTATCTTCCAAGGTGCCAACGAGGTTGCCGGAGACATTGGAATGATTGGTCTTTTAATCTATGGTGGTGTGTTGGTCAAGCGAGGAGAAATCTCTGTTGGTGATATGACTTCGCTTTTTATCTACGTCAACTGGATTGAGTGGTCCCTCAACA CTCTTGCTGGATTCTTCACTGGTCTCATGAAGGGTGTTGGTGCTTCCCAACGTATCATTGGTCTTCATgctctcccttctcccatccccCTCTCATCCGGTAAACTCTTGCCCAAGACTGATGCCGGTTCAATTGAATTGAGGAATGTCGATTTTGCGTACCCTTCTAGGCCTGATGCTAAGGTCCTTAACGGTCTGAACCTGAAAATCAATAAGGGAGAAAGAATCGCTCTTGTTGGTGGTTCTGGTTCCGGTAAATCTTCAattcaacttcttctcctccgaTTCTATGATCCCACTTCCGGCTCTGTCCTTTTCTCGGACAACGACATTCGAAAGTACATCCCCGAGTCCTGGCGATCGCGCATTGGTGTGGTTCAACAAGACCCCGTATTGTTTGGCGGTACCATTGAAGAAAACATTGCATACGGTCATCCCAATGCTACTCGAGGGGACATCAAGAGAGCAGCGCAGGTCGCCCATTGTGACTTTATTGAGAAGCTTCCTCAAGGCTATGACACTTTGA TCACCAAAAACAGTTTGTCTGGTGgtcaaaggcaaagaatcGCCATTGCCCGTGCTCTTGTCGGAAACCCTTCAGTTCTCTTAATGGACGAAGCCACAAGTGCTTTGGACTCTGAGTCCGAACGTGCG GTTAACGCCGCTCTCAATGATCTCTTCGCCAACTCGGACATCACCGTCATTCTTATTGCGCAccgtctctcttccattgcATCCGCCAATAGAGTCGTACTCTTAGAAGATGGTCAGGTTGTCGAGGATGGCACTTATGACGACTTGATATCAAGAAGAGACGGCAAGTTTAGGAAAATGGTGGATGGACAATTGGCTAAGATACAGGTTGGcgaagtggaggagggacCTGAACCCgtgtcggaagaagaagggcaacatcaagttgaagaaggcaaggaggaTGCAGAGGTGAAGACTGAAAGGAAGGAGTAG
- a CDS encoding phospholipid:diacylglycerol acyltransferase has translation MPPRKKAAKSSPSLPASPSLSTSAIEGMPSPATPSSLRQRRSQNTDKEAHGKDNVEFNVRLKKNNDGRYHLLAPGTPFDEIDLSEYSFFSHHDEAPSQGKPSSWKQWIFGRKFFFSVGILLGIIIAIWAMDFSSLPADIKDVWTALPTSLDPRDLVSNLTVVDTARRALENRDFTVGEEVKAQFGIEKHHPIILIPGIVSTGLESWGTEVVARSFFRKRLWGTSTMIRAVLSNKERWVQALSIDPETGLDPPGFKIRAAQGLDAASEFIQGYWIWQKVVENLATVGYDTNSMDMAAYDWRLAYYNLEIRDAYFTKLKNKIEMLHWHNKQRVVLCSHSMGGTLLVYFLKWVESDPIANGFGGGGGPSWVEEHVEAWINVAGSLLGVSKAMTAFLSGEMRDTVELHPAGSWVLEKFFSRRERAKLFRRWPGSSSMWLKGGNRIWGNESQAPDDPEDATDTHGRFFSFRHPGVTPDDKSLSEWTVSPNLTVNEAGPYILAHTPPSFQKMMESNYSQGFETDEKKLKENGKDHRKWSNPLEVRLPDAPSMKIYCLYGHGKETERSYWYMQGEYEQDESRSDAGDSQAYCDASDPSNGCDNSTVNRTALDFPLARRHWIDSAVTIKGSSPEVRSGVKFGDGDGTIPVVSLGSMCVKGWKGKTKWNPAGIEVITQEYRHTPEGLDLRGGAQTADHVDILGASPLNSAILKIAGGRGDLVTEQIGSNILKYTERMDWDR, from the exons ATGCCTCCTCGCAAGAAGGCGGCCAAGTCCTCTCCGTCACTTCCAGCCTCACCATCGCTCTCCACGAGCGCCATCGAGGGAATGCCCTCCCCTGCAACACCTTCTAGTCTACGACAACGGAGATCACAAAATACAGATAAGGAAGCGCATGGGAAGGATAATGTCGAGTTTAATGTcagattgaagaagaat AATGACGGGAGATATCAT CTATTGG CCCCAGGAACCCCTTTTGACGAAATTG ATCTCAGTGAatactccttcttctcacaTCACGATGAAGCCCCAAGTCAAGGAAAGCCCAGTAGCTGGAAACAATGGATCTTTGGGCGCAAA ttcttcttttctgt AGGTATTTTGCTAGGCATTATCATTGCTATTTGGGCGATGGATTTTTCCTCCCTTCC GGCCGATATAAAAGATGTTTGGACCGCCCTGCCCACCTCTTTAGATCCACGCGACCTGGTCTCCAACTTGACTGTAGTAGACACTGCCCGAAGAGCTTTAGAAAATCGAGATTTCACAGTAGGTGAAGAGGTGAAAGCACAGTTTGGTATCGAGAAGCACCACCCAATTATTCTTATCCCTGGTATTGTGTCAACAGGTTTGGAAAGCTGGGGGACAGAGGTCGTAGCAAGGAGCTTTTTCAGAAAGAGGTTATGG GGCACATCAACAATGATTAGAGCTGTGTTGAGTAATAA GGAACGATGGGTACAAGCTCTCAGTATTGATCCAGAGACTGGTTTGGACCCACCGGGATTCAAGATCAGAGCTGCGCAGGGTCTGGATGCCGCT TCCGAGTTCATCCAAGGCTATTGGATCTGGCAGAAGGTTGTCGAAAACCTCGCTACCGTGGGATATGACACCAACTCTATGGACATGGCCGCCTATGATTGGCGATTGGCATACTACAACCTTGAAATCCGAGATGCTTACTTTACAAAGCTCAAGAACAAAATTGAGATGCTCCATTGGCACAACAAGCAAAGGGTTGTACTCTGTTCTCATTC GATGGGTGGAACTCTTCTAGTC TACTT TTTGAAATGGGTCGAGTCTGATCCTATTGCGAACGGGttcggtggtggtggtggtccCAGCTGGGTAGAG GAACATGTTGAAGCTTGGATTAACGTTGCAGGTTCCTTGCTTGGTGTCTCCAAGGCTATGACGGCCTTCTTGAGTGGTGAAATGAGAGACACGGTGGAGCTT CATCCCGCTGGATCATGGGTACTCGAGAAGTTCTtctcaagaagagaaagagcaaAGCTTTTTAGGCGATGGCCTGGTAGTAGTTCCATGTGGCTAAAG GGTGGTAACCGAATTTGGGGTAATGAAAGCCAAGCTCCGGATGACCCTGAGGATGCTACCGATACACATGGACGgtttttctctttccgtCACCCAGGTGTAACTCCCGATGACAAGTCTCTCTCTGAATGGACTGTGTCGCCCAACTTGACAGTGAATGAAGCCGGACCCTATATTCTTGCTCATACACCTCCATCGTTTCAAAAAATGATGGAAAGCAACTACAGTCAAGGGTTTGAAActgatgagaagaagttgaaggagaatgggaaagaCCATAGGAAG TGGTCGAATCCTTTGGAGGTTCGATTGCCGGATGCCCCTTCAATGAAAATCTACTGCTTGTATGGACATGGTAAAGAAACTGAG AGATCATACTGGTATATGCAAGGAGAGTATGAGCAAGATGAGTCTCGCTCTGATGCAGGGGATAGTCAGGCCTAT TGTGACGCCTCTGACCCGTCCAACGGATGTGACAATTCTACTGTCAACCGGACAGCTCTTGATTTTCCTCTTGCGCGTCGACATTGGATCGATTCTGCTGTTACCATTAAAGGGAGTAGCCCAGAAGTTAGATCGGGTGTTAAATTTGGAGATGGCGATGGGACGATTCCAGTAGTCAGTCTGGGCAGTATGTGTGTCAAGGGTTGGAAGGGTAAAACCAAGTGGAACCCGGCGGGAATAGAGGTCATTACACAGG AGTACAGACATACGCCTGAAGGCTTGGACCTTCGTGGTGGTGCGCAGAC GGCCGATCACGTGGACATCCTAGGTGCATCACCTCTAAACTCTGCAATCCTGAAAATTGCTGGTGGGCGCGGAGACCTGGTGACTGAGCAGATCGGAAGCAATATTTTAAAGTACACTGAACGGATGGACTGGGATCGATAG
- a CDS encoding membrane fraction protein: protein MSACCGNNSNGCCKSKPQQESNAAVPLLRGDKNSNGDPRPSSSKSASYGAIWSVDNVAHPANRTQQLQDVLGDVQPLGSKCGAHESGGQCCKDLKGDDERHLVSPEIVRDVIIGLSDGLTVPFALTAGLSSLGSSSLVVTGGLAELCAGAISMGLGGYLASQAELDHFHYLRRQTQARVLRSCSGEMEREIHSILGPLGVKEPLSRLVAEDLRSVEDEIYGSSGAEGSEGVMPGANVVSESGKKKWGLLNWRTKKAEEEDGGVRGNEEMGMTAFLLKFGEGMEEVPVSRLYVSALTIGLSYFIGGLIPLIPYMATSTAEEGLLYSAIVTSIILFIFGGFKTYFTGATGGWYGYAYGAISTMIVGGFAAGAAFGLVKALDVQD from the exons ATGTCCGCCTGCTGTGGTAACAACTCTAATGGCTGCTGCAAGTCAAAGCCGCAGCAAGAATCAAATGCCGCAGTCCCTCTCCTGCGTGGCGACAAGAACTCCAACGGCGACCCTCGCCCCAGCTCCAGTAAAAGCGCCAGCTACGGCGCCATCTGGTCAGTCGACAACGTTGCTCATCCTGCAAATAGAACACAGCAGCTCCAGGATGTTTTGGGAGATGTACAGCCGCTCGGAAGCAAATGTGGTGCCCACGAAAGTGGCGGGCAATGTT GTAAGGATCTCaagggagatgatgagagacATTTGGTCAGCCCTGAAATCGTTCGCGATGT TATTATCGGCCTTTCCGATGGTCTCACAGTCCCATTCGCTCTTACTGCTggtctttcttctcttggTAGCTCTTCTCTCGTCGTGACTGGTGGTCTCGCCGAACTTTGTGCTGGTGCCATCTCTATGGGTCTTGGTGGATACC TTGCATCCCAAGCTGAACTTGATCATTTCCACTATCTTCGACGACAAACACAAGCTCGTGTCCTTCGATCCTGttctggagagatggaacgTGAAATCCACTCTATTCTTGGCCCTCTCGGCGTCAAGGAGCCTCTCTCCCGACTTGTCGCCGAAGATCTGCGATCCGTTGAGGACGAAATCTACGGTTCTTCAGGTGCAGAAGGATCTGAGGGTGTTATGCCAGGCGCCAATGTCGTGTCTGAgagtggaaagaagaagtggggATTGCTTAACTGGAGAACGAAGAAagccgaagaggaggatggtggagtGCGTGGCaatgaagagatgggcaTGACTGCATTCTTGCTCAAGTTCGGTGAAGGCATGG AGGAAGTCCCCGTTTCTCGACTGTATGTTTCTGCCCTCACTATAGGCCTCTCTTACTTCATTGGTGGCCTTATTCCCCTAATCCCTTACATGGCTACTTCTACGGCCGAAGAGGGTCTTCTTTACTCTGCCATCGTCACCTctatcatcctcttcatcttcggtGGTTTTAAGACCTACTTTACCGGCGCCACTGGCGGATGGTATGGTTACGCCTACGGCGCTATCAGCACCATGATTGTTGGTGGCTTTGCTGCTGGCGCGGCGTTTGGTTTGGTCAAGGCCCTAGACGTGCAGGATTAG
- a CDS encoding U3 small nucleolar RNA-associated protein 11, giving the protein MVNAARKNLMSRRNHKERAQPLHRARLGHLEKHKDYVHRARDYKSKQERIRKLREKAAFRNKDEFYWGMVKGKTKGGVAIGERGFEALSTEVVKLLKSQDLGYIRVQIAKDEKAITKLRAELEVTAPASSGTEEWSAASELAEVEKLAEMGVVLSPALSRKKGKGKGKAPAEGHVIFVDDRADFENYVNESEEEKQQEAEEEQVDLGWEEPQPVKKRKSKAVELTKEEFDEEAAVEEAREYRLQLLSDLSAHLNRLKLLRQAESKLETTKGLMGRGAAKKVREHGWVEDESQPEDRNGDRKKWQGKIWKWKMERRK; this is encoded by the exons ATGGTCAACGCAGCACGAAAGA ATCTTATGTCCCGTAGGAATCACAAGGAGCGGGCTCAACCCCTCCACCGTGCCCGGCTCGGTCACCTCGAAAAGCACAAAGATTACGTGCACCGTGCACGAGACTACAAATCCAAACAAGAACGTATTCGAAAGCTTCGCGAGAAGGCGGCGTTTAGGAACAAGGATGAGTTCTACTGGGGTATGGTCAAGGGAAAGACCAAGGGAGGTGTGGCTATTGGAGAGCGAGGGTTCGAGGCGTTAAGTACTGAGGTCGTCAAGCTCTTGAAGAGTCAGGATTTGGGTTATATCAGGGTTCAAATTgcgaaggatgaaaag GCCATCACCAAGCTTCGGGCAGAACTGGAAGTCACTGCTCCCGCTTCAAGTGGTACCGAGGAATGGTCCGCTGCGTCTGAGCTAGCTGAGGTAGAAAAGCTCGCGGAGATGGGTGTCGTCCTCAGCCCTGCTTTGTCTCgcaagaaaggaaaaggaaagggcaaAGCGCCTGCAGAGGGGCATGTGATATTTGTGGATGACCGGGCTGATT TTGAAAATTACGTTAATGAgtctgaagaagagaaacaACAGgaagcggaggaagagcaggtCGACCTGGGTTGGGAAGAGCCACAGCCTgtaaagaagaggaagtcaAAGGCTGTTGAGCTGACGAAGGAGGAAttcgatgaagaagcagcagttgaagaagcaagg GAATATCGTCTACAACTTCTTTCAGATCTTTCAGCCCACCTGAACCGGCTCAAACTTTTGCGTCAAGCCGAATCTAAGTTAGAAACAACGAAAGGCCTTATGGGAAGGGGTGCTGCCAAAAAGGTGCGAGAGCACGGGTGGGTTGAAGACGAGTCTCAACCGGAAGATCGTAATGGGGACAGGAAGAAATGGCAGGGCAAGATctggaagtggaagatggagaggagaaagtaG
- a CDS encoding protein-tyrosine-phosphatase encodes MGRQAPPTLSDFPSASEPRSPPPVDPLSPSPTRSPAASSPFRSPSRPSPASRSSSGFSLPLQQPNFLATANTEFSSPWAALAASSGAPTPSLEVPMGRNSPHLGSPFERLNIGGGGNSSSMLRDDSPRIQFGESLTSPFEGQFSHAAPAMSLSPSNKQAPTSAAPPVRGGLSAETLMRYKAIATSAGKPDIGGESNPLAPASRKKNSLPTKLPSATLGASTPHSTKSPSPLASSVSGSQSPGGMKPQMIAPTDLAKLLPNSTTLVLDVRPPSSFQSSHIPSSHSLPIPSTLLRRPAFTLDKLTQMLSPHSMQEVSKWQEKSDIVLVDADSGSVPDGGVLDGLAGKFGREGYSGRLWFVKGGHAAMKLSGALPLVSDDDEGPQPQQGAAAAGAQKGLMAGRLASLAFSHESTTGGKSSGRQPPPKGLTIPPTPSLNFQSNPFGSSFPMTTAVTERPAAFHRLDKGPVTTTGMADSTQAKFQPANPFFDNIRQNLELSHGGITERIPLNLPDFVRKRADQFPDWLRELVTMPEQDSMDKLAHQFYQLELHEQKRLQAIMEWHAKGSGVLLQPTAGCDEKIHRNASEKKGWEWAIQRESDIKELKRLMNWERGIEDIEYFPFSITAGVERGTKNRYKNIWPYDFSRVRLDSPPDQDSDYINASFIQPRGTSRRYIATQGPLDATYRDFWTLVWEQNVRIIVMITKQFEGGLIKCGNYWGEEQYGHIKLQLISQSGGEDTALPAANSGFDFGTAGATPKSSKFPEGSDSNIKRVFLVSHDGKPDQPPRKIVQLQCVGWPDFDVPETPDTLLKLIQEVNDAAHEARPEGCHRKADEPPILVHCSAGVGRTGSFIVVDAILDGLHRDLCQRGAAEARSVDEPARLPKVIPPQHSSSAPPATSLSAVASPEPVSQFSNLGAPSGSVARQHSTSPGTMPTQPEHQVAPDFSFPPKKQGSNETMEVDPPKAANGLDDRFMQYRMMSGGTSVSSDTDTRRPSLASVQTSSDRVSSESISSCLADPEPVTFSNRRRREPSPLSKMRDPVSCVLESMRVQRMSLVQTLRQYLFVHRAIIYHYLHMLDHDQVKERPNPSPLQKHVLSVGSSVSGSAIGSLGSLGTTNSGSGSYTDSLSTNSQADLTKGSVDEDSHTKRRASPTELHPDVRLGGEGGSELSKRPSFKKMKPGTTSGRMGRKSSAMWKGMEKEAVAEEAVAEELKN; translated from the exons ATGGGTCGACAAGCTCCCCCGACGTTATCAGATTTTCCATCTGCCTCTGAACCTCGCAGTCCGCCGCCTGTCGAccccctttccccttccccgACACGATCGCCTGCCGCCTCCTCACCTTTTCGTTCCCCAAGCCGTCCGTCCCCTGCTAGCAGATCATCGTCTGGCTTCTCCTTGCCActtcaacaaccaaatTTTTTAGCAACCGCGAATACCGAGTTTAGCTCCCCTTGGGCTGCTTTGGCTGCGTCATCAGGTGCACCCACTCCGTCACTGGAAGTTCCGATGGGAAGAAATAGTCCTCATCTTGGATCTCCATTCGAAAGGCTCAATATCGGCGGTGGTGGCAATAGCAGCAGCATGTTACGGGACGACAGTCCGAGAATACAGTTTGGAGAGTCATTGACATCTCCCTTCGAAGGACAGTTTAGTCATGCAGCACCGGCAATGTCTTTGTCACCAAGTAATAAGCAGGCGCCAACCAGTGCAGCACCTCCCGTCCGAGGAGGATTGAGTGCAGAGACACTCATGAGGTATAAGGCTATAGCAACAAGTGCTGGCAAGCCAGATATCGGCGGTGAATCAAATCCTTTGGCACCTGCTTCTAGAAAAAAGAATTCCCTCCCTACAAAACTTCCTTCAGCAACTCTCGGCGCATCAACCCCACACTCAACCAAATCCCCCAGTCCTCTGGCGTCAAGCGTTAGCGGCTCTCAATCCCCGGGCGGCATGAAGCCACAGATGATTGCACCTACTGATCTAGCAAAACTCTTGCCCAATTCTACTACCCTCGTTCTTGATGTACGGCCCCCTTCGTCATTTCAGTCATCGCATATTCCCTCATCTCATTCGCTCCCGATTCCCTCTACTCTGCTTCGACGTCCAGCTTTCACGTTGGATAAACTCACGCAGATGCTTTCACCACATTCAATGCAAGAAGTATCGAAGTGGCAAGAAAAGAGTGATATTGTCTTGGTTGATGCTGACAGTGGTAGCGTTCCAGACGGAGGGGTATTGGATGGACTTGCTGGGAAATTcgggagagaaggatatTCGGGTAGACTGTGGTTCGTCAAAGGAGGTCACGCTGCGATGAAGTTGAGCGGCGCTTTGCCGCTGGTGTCagacgacgatgaaggGCCTCAGCCTCAACAGGGCGCGGCCGCTGCGGGTGCTCAGAAAGGTTTGATGGCAGGTAGATTAGCATCTTTAGCCTTCTCGCATG AGTCGACCACCGGAGGCAAGTCATCAGGACGCCAACCGCCTCCCAAGGGTCTCACTATCCCACCCACCCCGTCTTTGAACTTCCAATCCAATCCGTTTggttcttccttccctaTGACTACTGCTGTTACCGAACGCCCAGCCGCGTTCCATCGACTCGACAAGGGCCCGGTCACAACAACCGGCATGGCCGACTCCACACAGGCAAAGTTTCAGCCTGCAAATCCATTCTTCGACAACATTCGTCAAAACCTCGAGTTATCCCACGGTGGAATCACTGAAAGAATACCGCTCAATTTACCCGATTTTGTACGGAAACGAGCTGACCAATTCCCCGATTGGTTGCGTGAGCTAGTCACTATGCCAGAGCAGGACAGTATGGACAAGCTCGCCCACCAATTTTACCAATTGGAGCTGCATGAACAGAAACGCCTGCAGGCTATCATGGAATGGCATGCCAAAGGTTCTGGAGTTCTTCTGCAACCAACTGCAGGGTGTGACGAGAAAATCCACAGAAATGCTTCTGAGAAGAAAGGTTGGGAATGGGCTATACAGCGAGAAAGCGATATAAAAGAGTTGAAAAGGTTGATGAactgggaaaggggaatTGAGGATATCGAATACTTCCCGTTCTCTATCACCGCAGGTGTTGAGAGAGGTACTAAAAACAG ATACAAGAACATCTGGCCATACGACTTCTCCCGTGTTCGTCTCGATTCTCCGCCCGATCAGGATTCCGATTACATCAACGCATCCTTTATTCAACCTCGAGGCACTTCTCGACGATATATCGCCACTCAAGGTCCATTAGATGCTACATATCGAGACTTCTGGACCCTTGTTTGGGAACAAAACGTTAGGATAATTGTCATGATTACGAAACAGTTCGAAGGCGGATTGATCAAGTGCGGCAATTACTGGGGCGAGGAGCAATATGGGCATATAAAACTGCAATTGATCAGTCAGTCTGGAGGGGAAGATACTGCGCTTCCCGCCGCGAACTCTGGATTTGATTTTGGGACAGCAGGAGCGACCCCCAAGTCTTCCAAATTCCCTGAAGGAAGTGACTCCAACATCAAACGGGTATTCCTCGTCTCCCACGATGGCAAGCCTGATCAGCCGCCAAGAAAAATCGTACAGCTTCAATGTGTTGGTTGGCCTGACTTTGATGTGCCAGAGACGCCGGACACGTTGCTCAAGTTGATCCAAGAAGTCAACGATGCGGCGCACGAGGCCAGACCAGAGGGTTGTCACAGGAAAGCTGACGAGCCGCCGATTTTGGTACATT GCTCCGCTGGTGTTGGAAGGACAGGAAGTTTCATCGTGGTAGACGCTATCTTGGATGGCCTTCACCGAGACCTTTGTCAGCGTGGTGCCGCTGAAGCTCGGTCTGTAGATGAGCCTGCACGTCTTCCCAAAGTCATACCGCCACAGCATTCTAGCTCTGCACCTCCTGCTACTAGCCTTTCAGCAGTTGCATCGCCTGAACCCGTCAGTCAGTTCTCTAACTTGGGTGCTCCTAGTGGCTCCGTTGCCCGTCAGCATTCAACCTCTCCTGGTACGATGCCTACCCAACCCGAACATCAAGTCGCTCCCGATTTTTCATTCCCACCCAAAAAGCAGGGTAGTAATGAAACGATGGAAGTCGATCCTCCCAAGGCTGCTAACGGCCTCGATGATAGATTCATGCAGTACAGGATGATGTCTGGGGGTACGAGTGTGTCGAGCGACACCGATACGAGAAGGCCCAGTCTGGCGTCTGTACAAACATCGTCTGATCGAGTTTCTTCAGAATC GATATCCAGTTGCTTGGCTGACCCTGAGCCTGTTACTTTCTCCAACCGACGTCGGCGCGAACCTTCTCCACTTTCTAAGATGCGTGACCCAGTGTCGTGTGTTCTTGAAAGTATGCGAGTCCAGCGTATGTCCCTTGTACAAACATTACGGCAGTATTTGTTCGTGCATCGAGCTATCATATACCATTACCTTCATATGCTCGACCACGATCAAGTGAAAGAAAGACCCAATCCCTCTCCTTTACAGAAGCATGTTCTTTCTGTGGGCTCATCCGTTTCTGGTTCGGCGATTGGGTCACTCGGGTCATTAGGTACCACAAACTCGGGTTCCGGATCTTATACCGACTCTCTTAGCACAAACTCTCAGGCCGATCTGACAAAAGGGAGTGTCGATGAAGACTCACATACAAAACGTCGAGCCAGCCCAACTGAACTTCATCCTGATGTGAGACTAGgcggggaaggaggatcCGAGCTATCCAAACGACCGAGTTTCAAGAAAATGAAGCCGGGAACTACTAGTGGACGAATGGGGAGGAAATCGAGTGCGATGTGGAAGGgtatggagaaggaggctgtGGCTGAGGAAGCTGTAGCGGAGGAATTAAAGAACTAG